From the genome of Populus alba chromosome 10, ASM523922v2, whole genome shotgun sequence, one region includes:
- the LOC118059993 gene encoding protein ENHANCED DISEASE RESISTANCE 2 isoform X3, with amino-acid sequence MDVSQNDCKMEGWLYVIRSNRFGLQFSRKRYFILQENYLKCYKTRPVSQEEEPLRSANIDSYIRITDNGRESINRKVFFIFTLYNTLKDNDQLKLGASSSEDAGKWIRSLQNAVVKECPNPEKEFMSFSKKNRPPSRFGSSKRADSKRSVGYYPFLQNEAVTSDVIAPSTWKIFGCQNGLRLFKETKDWDSRGRHWDDNPAIMAVGVVDGTPEAIFRTLMSLGASRSEWDFCFYRGSVVEHLDGHTDILHKKLYSNWLPWGMRRRDLLLRRYWRREEDGTYVILYHSVIHKKCPPQKGYVRACLKSGGYVITPVNQGRESLVKHMLAIDWKFWKVYLRPPSARSITIRMLERIAALRELFRAKSGNHPSDFSSSDSSVKTMLPQAGMEDIESEDKGQQKFEQNADLKENEAEKTNSGRRRYPEKSQEQPSSHICQHRLSSAAVFVKKLHDLAVQKKGCIDFQELPEDENGATSYGSTLPKDSTYSLPCSWATAEPSTFLIRGENYLKDSQKIKAKGSLMQMVGADWLRSDHREDDLGSRPESIVQKYAAQGRPEFFFVVNIQVPGATHYTIGLYYMLKTPLEETPLLHSFVHGDDAFRNSRFKLIPNISKGSWIVKQSVGKKACLVGQILEIHYFRGKNYLEVDIDVGSSTVAGGVMSLVLGYLNNLVIEMAFLVQGNNEEELPEILLGTCRLNNLDVSKSVPV; translated from the exons ATGGATGTTTCTCAAAATGATTGCAAAATGGAAGGGTGGCTGTATGTCATCAGGTCCAATAGGTTTGGTTTACAGTTTTCACGCAAAAGGTATTTCATTCTTCAAGAAAACTACCTCAAATGCTACAAAACAAGACCCGTCTCACAGGAAGAG GAGCCACTTAGAAGTGCAAATATAGACTCTTACATTCGCATTACAGATAATGGAAGAGAGAGCATCAATAGGAAA GTCTTCTTCATTTTCACGCTTTATAATACTTTAAAAGACAATGATCAACTTAAG TTGGGAGCAAGTAGTTCAGAAGATGCGGGAAAATGGATTCGTTCCTTACAGAATGCTGTGGTGAAG GAGTGCCCAAATCCAGAAAAGGAATTTATGTCTTTCTCTAAGAAGAACAGGCCACCTTCAAG ATTTGGCAGTTCAAAGAGGGCTGACAGTAAAAGATCTGTAGGTTATTACCCCTTCTTGCAGAATGAGGCGGTGACATCTGATGTAATAGCCCCGTCAACATGGAAGATTTTTGGTTGTCAGAACG GATTGCGACTcttcaaagaaacaaaagattgGGATTCTCGGGGGAGG CATTGGGATGATAATCCAGCTATAATGGCAGTTGGTGTGGTTGATGGAACTCCAGAAGCCATTTTCCGTACTCTTATGTCTCTTGGTGCCTCGAGATCAGA ATGGGACTTCTGTTTTTACAGGGGCAGTGTTGTTGAGCACCTTGATGGTCACACAGATATTCTTCATAAGAAGTTATACAGCAATTGGCTACCCTG GGGGATGAGGCGAAGAGATTTGTTGTTGCGACGATATTGGAGAAGAGAGGAAGATGGAACATATg TGATTCTGTACCATTCCGTGATTCACAAGAAGTGTCCTCCACAAAAAGGATATGTTCGAGCTTGCCTTAAAA GTGGAGGATATGTAATAACTCCTGTAAATCAAGGAAGAGAATCGCTTGTGAAACACATGCTTGCAattgattggaagttttggaaaGTGTATCTGCGTCCACCGTCCGCAAGATCTATAACCATCCGTATGCTTGAAAGAATTGCAG CACTGAGGGAGCTGTTCCGAGCCAAATCTGGCAACCATCCATCCGACTTCTCTTCCTCAGATTCATCAGTAAAAACAATGTTGCCCCAGGCTGGAATGGAGGATATTGAATCAGAAGATAAAGGGCAACAGAAGTTCGAGCAGAATGCTGATTTAAAGGAAAACGAGgcagaaaaaacaaattcaggaCGCAGAAG GTATCCTGAAAAGAGTCAAGAACAGCCTTCTTCG CATATATGCCAGCACAGATTATCATCTGCCGCTGTCTTTGTGAAGAAGTTACATGATCTTGCAG TTCAGAAGAAGGGTTGTATAGACTTTCAAGAGTTGCCTGAAGATGAAAATGGAGCAACATCCTATGGTAGTACTCTTCCGAAGGACTCAACCTATTCTTTACCTTGCAGTTGGGCTACTGCCGAGCCTTCTACCTTTTTGATTCGTggagaaaattatttaaaagacaGTCAGAAG ATCAAAGCAAAAGGTTCATTAATGCAAATGGTTGGAGCCGATTGGCTAAGATCCGACCACCGAGAGGATGATCTTGGAAGCCGTCCTGAGAGTATCGTTCAG AAGTATGCAGCACAAGGTCGACCAGAATTCTTCTTCGTCGTCAATATAcag GTCCCCGGTGCAACCCATTATACCATCGGCCtatattatatgttaaaaaCTCCTCTGGAAGAAACTCCCTTGCTACACAGCTTTGTCCACGGTGATGACGCCTTTAGGAATTCAAGATTTAAGCTCATACCTAATATTTCTAAG GGATCATGGATAGTCAAGCAGAGTGTTGGTAAGAAAGCTTGCTTGGTTGGTCAAATACTAGAAATACATTATTTTCGTGGGAAGAATTACTTGGAG GTTGACATTGATGTCGGATCTTCCACCGTTGCCGGGGGGGTGATGAGTCTTGTTCTCGGATACCTAAACAATTTGGTCATAGAAATGGCATTTCTCGTGCAG GGTAACAATGAGGAGGAGCTCCCggaaatccttctcggaactTGTCGACTCAATAATCTGGATGTATCCAAATCCGTCCCTGTATAG
- the LOC118059993 gene encoding protein ENHANCED DISEASE RESISTANCE 2 isoform X1, with protein sequence MDVSQNDCKMEGWLYVIRSNRFGLQFSRKRYFILQENYLKCYKTRPVSQEEEPLRSANIDSYIRITDNGRESINRKVFFIFTLYNTLKDNDQLKLGASSSEDAGKWIRSLQNAVVKECPNPEKEFMSFSKKNRPPSRFGSSKRADSKRSVGYYPFLQNEAVTSDVIAPSTWKIFGCQNGLRLFKETKDWDSRGRHWDDNPAIMAVGVVDGTPEAIFRTLMSLGASRSEWDFCFYRGSVVEHLDGHTDILHKKLYSNWLPWGMRRRDLLLRRYWRREEDGTYVILYHSVIHKKCPPQKGYVRACLKSGGYVITPVNQGRESLVKHMLAIDWKFWKVYLRPPSARSITIRMLERIAALRELFRAKSGNHPSDFSSSDSSVKTMLPQAGMEDIESEDKGQQKFEQNADLKENEAEKTNSGRRRLMSLNDASDEFFDFPDSNEEIDFDFLENGRYPEKSQEQPSSHICQHRLSSAAVFVKKLHDLAVQKKGCIDFQELPEDENGATSYGSTLPKDSTYSLPCSWATAEPSTFLIRGENYLKDSQKIKAKGSLMQMVGADWLRSDHREDDLGSRPESIVQKYAAQGRPEFFFVVNIQVPGATHYTIGLYYMLKTPLEETPLLHSFVHGDDAFRNSRFKLIPNISKGSWIVKQSVGKKACLVGQILEIHYFRGKNYLEVDIDVGSSTVAGGVMSLVLGYLNNLVIEMAFLVQGNNEEELPEILLGTCRLNNLDVSKSVPV encoded by the exons ATGGATGTTTCTCAAAATGATTGCAAAATGGAAGGGTGGCTGTATGTCATCAGGTCCAATAGGTTTGGTTTACAGTTTTCACGCAAAAGGTATTTCATTCTTCAAGAAAACTACCTCAAATGCTACAAAACAAGACCCGTCTCACAGGAAGAG GAGCCACTTAGAAGTGCAAATATAGACTCTTACATTCGCATTACAGATAATGGAAGAGAGAGCATCAATAGGAAA GTCTTCTTCATTTTCACGCTTTATAATACTTTAAAAGACAATGATCAACTTAAG TTGGGAGCAAGTAGTTCAGAAGATGCGGGAAAATGGATTCGTTCCTTACAGAATGCTGTGGTGAAG GAGTGCCCAAATCCAGAAAAGGAATTTATGTCTTTCTCTAAGAAGAACAGGCCACCTTCAAG ATTTGGCAGTTCAAAGAGGGCTGACAGTAAAAGATCTGTAGGTTATTACCCCTTCTTGCAGAATGAGGCGGTGACATCTGATGTAATAGCCCCGTCAACATGGAAGATTTTTGGTTGTCAGAACG GATTGCGACTcttcaaagaaacaaaagattgGGATTCTCGGGGGAGG CATTGGGATGATAATCCAGCTATAATGGCAGTTGGTGTGGTTGATGGAACTCCAGAAGCCATTTTCCGTACTCTTATGTCTCTTGGTGCCTCGAGATCAGA ATGGGACTTCTGTTTTTACAGGGGCAGTGTTGTTGAGCACCTTGATGGTCACACAGATATTCTTCATAAGAAGTTATACAGCAATTGGCTACCCTG GGGGATGAGGCGAAGAGATTTGTTGTTGCGACGATATTGGAGAAGAGAGGAAGATGGAACATATg TGATTCTGTACCATTCCGTGATTCACAAGAAGTGTCCTCCACAAAAAGGATATGTTCGAGCTTGCCTTAAAA GTGGAGGATATGTAATAACTCCTGTAAATCAAGGAAGAGAATCGCTTGTGAAACACATGCTTGCAattgattggaagttttggaaaGTGTATCTGCGTCCACCGTCCGCAAGATCTATAACCATCCGTATGCTTGAAAGAATTGCAG CACTGAGGGAGCTGTTCCGAGCCAAATCTGGCAACCATCCATCCGACTTCTCTTCCTCAGATTCATCAGTAAAAACAATGTTGCCCCAGGCTGGAATGGAGGATATTGAATCAGAAGATAAAGGGCAACAGAAGTTCGAGCAGAATGCTGATTTAAAGGAAAACGAGgcagaaaaaacaaattcaggaCGCAGAAGGTTGATGAGCCTGAATGATGCCTCTGATGAATTCTTTGATTTTCCTGATTCCAATGAAGAAATAGATTTTGACTTCTTGGAGAATGGCAGGTATCCTGAAAAGAGTCAAGAACAGCCTTCTTCG CATATATGCCAGCACAGATTATCATCTGCCGCTGTCTTTGTGAAGAAGTTACATGATCTTGCAG TTCAGAAGAAGGGTTGTATAGACTTTCAAGAGTTGCCTGAAGATGAAAATGGAGCAACATCCTATGGTAGTACTCTTCCGAAGGACTCAACCTATTCTTTACCTTGCAGTTGGGCTACTGCCGAGCCTTCTACCTTTTTGATTCGTggagaaaattatttaaaagacaGTCAGAAG ATCAAAGCAAAAGGTTCATTAATGCAAATGGTTGGAGCCGATTGGCTAAGATCCGACCACCGAGAGGATGATCTTGGAAGCCGTCCTGAGAGTATCGTTCAG AAGTATGCAGCACAAGGTCGACCAGAATTCTTCTTCGTCGTCAATATAcag GTCCCCGGTGCAACCCATTATACCATCGGCCtatattatatgttaaaaaCTCCTCTGGAAGAAACTCCCTTGCTACACAGCTTTGTCCACGGTGATGACGCCTTTAGGAATTCAAGATTTAAGCTCATACCTAATATTTCTAAG GGATCATGGATAGTCAAGCAGAGTGTTGGTAAGAAAGCTTGCTTGGTTGGTCAAATACTAGAAATACATTATTTTCGTGGGAAGAATTACTTGGAG GTTGACATTGATGTCGGATCTTCCACCGTTGCCGGGGGGGTGATGAGTCTTGTTCTCGGATACCTAAACAATTTGGTCATAGAAATGGCATTTCTCGTGCAG GGTAACAATGAGGAGGAGCTCCCggaaatccttctcggaactTGTCGACTCAATAATCTGGATGTATCCAAATCCGTCCCTGTATAG
- the LOC118059993 gene encoding protein ENHANCED DISEASE RESISTANCE 2 isoform X2, with product MDVSQNDCKMEGWLYVIRSNRFGLQFSRKRYFILQENYLKCYKTRPVSQEEEPLRSANIDSYIRITDNGRESINRKVFFIFTLYNTLKDNDQLKLGASSSEDAGKWIRSLQNAVECPNPEKEFMSFSKKNRPPSRFGSSKRADSKRSVGYYPFLQNEAVTSDVIAPSTWKIFGCQNGLRLFKETKDWDSRGRHWDDNPAIMAVGVVDGTPEAIFRTLMSLGASRSEWDFCFYRGSVVEHLDGHTDILHKKLYSNWLPWGMRRRDLLLRRYWRREEDGTYVILYHSVIHKKCPPQKGYVRACLKSGGYVITPVNQGRESLVKHMLAIDWKFWKVYLRPPSARSITIRMLERIAALRELFRAKSGNHPSDFSSSDSSVKTMLPQAGMEDIESEDKGQQKFEQNADLKENEAEKTNSGRRRLMSLNDASDEFFDFPDSNEEIDFDFLENGRYPEKSQEQPSSHICQHRLSSAAVFVKKLHDLAVQKKGCIDFQELPEDENGATSYGSTLPKDSTYSLPCSWATAEPSTFLIRGENYLKDSQKIKAKGSLMQMVGADWLRSDHREDDLGSRPESIVQKYAAQGRPEFFFVVNIQVPGATHYTIGLYYMLKTPLEETPLLHSFVHGDDAFRNSRFKLIPNISKGSWIVKQSVGKKACLVGQILEIHYFRGKNYLEVDIDVGSSTVAGGVMSLVLGYLNNLVIEMAFLVQGNNEEELPEILLGTCRLNNLDVSKSVPV from the exons ATGGATGTTTCTCAAAATGATTGCAAAATGGAAGGGTGGCTGTATGTCATCAGGTCCAATAGGTTTGGTTTACAGTTTTCACGCAAAAGGTATTTCATTCTTCAAGAAAACTACCTCAAATGCTACAAAACAAGACCCGTCTCACAGGAAGAG GAGCCACTTAGAAGTGCAAATATAGACTCTTACATTCGCATTACAGATAATGGAAGAGAGAGCATCAATAGGAAA GTCTTCTTCATTTTCACGCTTTATAATACTTTAAAAGACAATGATCAACTTAAG TTGGGAGCAAGTAGTTCAGAAGATGCGGGAAAATGGATTCGTTCCTTACAGAATGCTGTG GAGTGCCCAAATCCAGAAAAGGAATTTATGTCTTTCTCTAAGAAGAACAGGCCACCTTCAAG ATTTGGCAGTTCAAAGAGGGCTGACAGTAAAAGATCTGTAGGTTATTACCCCTTCTTGCAGAATGAGGCGGTGACATCTGATGTAATAGCCCCGTCAACATGGAAGATTTTTGGTTGTCAGAACG GATTGCGACTcttcaaagaaacaaaagattgGGATTCTCGGGGGAGG CATTGGGATGATAATCCAGCTATAATGGCAGTTGGTGTGGTTGATGGAACTCCAGAAGCCATTTTCCGTACTCTTATGTCTCTTGGTGCCTCGAGATCAGA ATGGGACTTCTGTTTTTACAGGGGCAGTGTTGTTGAGCACCTTGATGGTCACACAGATATTCTTCATAAGAAGTTATACAGCAATTGGCTACCCTG GGGGATGAGGCGAAGAGATTTGTTGTTGCGACGATATTGGAGAAGAGAGGAAGATGGAACATATg TGATTCTGTACCATTCCGTGATTCACAAGAAGTGTCCTCCACAAAAAGGATATGTTCGAGCTTGCCTTAAAA GTGGAGGATATGTAATAACTCCTGTAAATCAAGGAAGAGAATCGCTTGTGAAACACATGCTTGCAattgattggaagttttggaaaGTGTATCTGCGTCCACCGTCCGCAAGATCTATAACCATCCGTATGCTTGAAAGAATTGCAG CACTGAGGGAGCTGTTCCGAGCCAAATCTGGCAACCATCCATCCGACTTCTCTTCCTCAGATTCATCAGTAAAAACAATGTTGCCCCAGGCTGGAATGGAGGATATTGAATCAGAAGATAAAGGGCAACAGAAGTTCGAGCAGAATGCTGATTTAAAGGAAAACGAGgcagaaaaaacaaattcaggaCGCAGAAGGTTGATGAGCCTGAATGATGCCTCTGATGAATTCTTTGATTTTCCTGATTCCAATGAAGAAATAGATTTTGACTTCTTGGAGAATGGCAGGTATCCTGAAAAGAGTCAAGAACAGCCTTCTTCG CATATATGCCAGCACAGATTATCATCTGCCGCTGTCTTTGTGAAGAAGTTACATGATCTTGCAG TTCAGAAGAAGGGTTGTATAGACTTTCAAGAGTTGCCTGAAGATGAAAATGGAGCAACATCCTATGGTAGTACTCTTCCGAAGGACTCAACCTATTCTTTACCTTGCAGTTGGGCTACTGCCGAGCCTTCTACCTTTTTGATTCGTggagaaaattatttaaaagacaGTCAGAAG ATCAAAGCAAAAGGTTCATTAATGCAAATGGTTGGAGCCGATTGGCTAAGATCCGACCACCGAGAGGATGATCTTGGAAGCCGTCCTGAGAGTATCGTTCAG AAGTATGCAGCACAAGGTCGACCAGAATTCTTCTTCGTCGTCAATATAcag GTCCCCGGTGCAACCCATTATACCATCGGCCtatattatatgttaaaaaCTCCTCTGGAAGAAACTCCCTTGCTACACAGCTTTGTCCACGGTGATGACGCCTTTAGGAATTCAAGATTTAAGCTCATACCTAATATTTCTAAG GGATCATGGATAGTCAAGCAGAGTGTTGGTAAGAAAGCTTGCTTGGTTGGTCAAATACTAGAAATACATTATTTTCGTGGGAAGAATTACTTGGAG GTTGACATTGATGTCGGATCTTCCACCGTTGCCGGGGGGGTGATGAGTCTTGTTCTCGGATACCTAAACAATTTGGTCATAGAAATGGCATTTCTCGTGCAG GGTAACAATGAGGAGGAGCTCCCggaaatccttctcggaactTGTCGACTCAATAATCTGGATGTATCCAAATCCGTCCCTGTATAG
- the LOC118059994 gene encoding dolichyl-diphosphooligosaccharide--protein glycosyltransferase subunit 1B, whose amino-acid sequence MARSTAMKAAGIILALLIFTSLALAVSSSNNQIQILNAERRIDLSSHIVKVFLTLKVENVGTTPASEILLAFPPSQADHLALVKAQAAIGKKKKKSYVHLDVNPTELPDAPNGTKYFSISLLNPLSLGETATLEVLYILTHSLEPFPAEISQSESQLVYFRDSALILSPYHIKQQTTFIKTPSTKVESYTRVEPTKFAGRELKYGPYEDRPPYSFSPVIVHLENNSPFAVVEELLREVEISHWGNLQITEHYKLVHAGARHKGVFSRVDYQSRPSFKGASSFKHLLASLPPRVHSVYYRDEIGNISSSHLRTDYRKSELEIEPRYPLFGGWKATFVIGYGLPLEDFLFESPDGKRYLNFSFGCPLAQTVVNKLTIKVVLPEGSKDPSAAVPFPVEQHLETKYSYLDVVGRTVLVLEKKNVVPEHITPFQVYYTFKPIFMLAEPLMLASVFFLFFMACVAYLQIDVSIRK is encoded by the exons ATGGCTAGGTCAACAGCCATGAAAGCAGCGGGAATCATTCTAGCTCTCTTGATCTTCACATCTCTCGCTCTTGCCGTTTCCTCCTCAAATAACCAGATCCAAATCCTTAACGCCGAACGTAGA ATTGACTTGAGTTCACATATCGTTAAGGTCTTCTTAACTTTAAAG GTTGAAAATGTTGGGACAACTCCTGCTTCAGAAATCCTTCTGGCATTCCCACCTTCGCAAGCTGATCACCTAGCACTTGTCAAAGCACAAGCAGCTATaggcaagaagaagaagaaaagttacGTTCATCTTGATGTAAATCCAACAGAGCTACCTGATGCGCCAAATGGAACTAAATATTTTAGTATATCTTTGCTGAATCCATTAAGTTTGGGTGAAACTGCCACTCTGGAAGTGCtttatatattaacacattCTCTGGAACCTTTCCCAGCAGAGATAAGCCAATCGGAATCGCAATTGGTATATTTCCGTGATAGTGCATTAATACTGTCACCATATCATATTAAGCAGCAAACTACTTTTATTAAGACACCAAGTACAAAAGTGGAATCATATACAAGAGTGGAACCCACCAAATTTGCTGGCAGAGAACTGAAGTATGGACCATATGAAGACCGTCCTCCATATTCATTTTCTCCAGTAATTGTTCATCTTGAGAATAACAGCCCATTTGCAGTTGTTGAGGAGCTTTTAAGAGAAGTGGAGATATCTCACTGGGGCAACCTTCAGATAACAGAGCATTACAAGTTGGTTCATGCTGGTGCTAGACACAAAGGCGTGTTTTCAAG GGTTGACTATCAATCTAGGCCATCTTTTAAAGGCGCATCTTCATTCAAGCACCTTCTAGCAAGTCTACCACCTAGGGTGCACTCTGTGTATTATCGGGATGAAATCGGAAACATCTCATCGTCACATTTACGTACAGATTACCGTAAG TCAGAACTTGAAATTGAACCACGGTATCCTTTATTTGGAGGTTGGAAGGCTACCTTTGTTATTGGATACGGGCTACCACTGGAAGACTTCCTTTTTGAGTCTCCTGATGGCAAGCGATACCTCAACTTCAGCTTTGGTTGTCCACTTGCCCAGACTGTTGTGAACAAGCTGACCATCAAA GTTGTGCTGCCAGAAGGATCAAAAGACCCTTCAGCTGCTGTTCCTTTTCCTGTGGAGCAGCATCTAGAG ACCAAATATTCATACCTTGATGTTGTTGGGAGGACCGTGCTGGttctggaaaagaaaaatgtagTTCCTGAGCACATTACTCCTTTCCAG GTTTATTACACTTTCAAACCTATATTCATGCTAGCAGAACCGCTGATGTTGGCATcagtatttttcttgtttttcatggCATGTGTAGCTTACCTACAGATTGATGTTTCCATCCGCAAGTGA
- the LOC118059992 gene encoding GATA transcription factor 8, protein MIGQTNTSGSFMDEIDCGSFFDHIDDLLDFPSDDVDASLPDCTTTNNHASCFIDNDDNSFPGIWSTQSDSLPGSASDLSAELSVPYEDIVQLEWLSNFVEDSFSGGSLTMKKEESVSVDKKDSTPHHQFQTSSPVSVLESSGYCSGEKNAPRSPEVVASGKCGRARSKRPRPAAFTPRPAMQLVSPTSSITEVPQQFVSPRVPSDSESFAESRLVIKIPDHVDPEHKKKKKIKFIVPSGTVEMNQNSQPQQAVRKCMHCEITKTPQWRAGPMGPKTLCNACGVRYKSGRLFPEYRPAASPTFVPSLHSNSHKKVVEMRAKTGEKITTSRPATMMVNSPELIPNESNPAMDYM, encoded by the exons ATGATTGGACAAACAAATACTTCTGGTAGTTTCATGGACGAGATAGATTGTGGAAGCTTCTTCGACCACATCGACGACCTCCTAGACTTCCCGTCTGATGATGTCGACGCTAGTTTGCCTGACTGCACCACCACAAACAACCATGCTAGTTGTTTCATTGACAACGACGATAACTCTTTTCCTGGTATTTGGTCGACTCAGTCCGACTCACTCCCCGGTTCTGCCTCTGACCTCTCCGCCGAGTTGTCCGTTCCG TACGAAGATATTGTTCAGCTGGAATGGCTATCGAACTTTGTGGAGGATTCCTTCTCTGGGGGGAGCCTGACAATGAAGAAAGAGGAGTCTGTGTCTGTCGACAAAAAGGACTCGACGCCACACCACCAGTTCCAGACTTCCAGCCCAGTTTCTGTCCTTGAGAGCAGTGGCTACTGCTCAGGAGAGAAAAATGCACCTCGTAGCCCCGAGGTTGTTGCTTCTGGCAAATGCGGGCGTGCTCGCAGCAAGCGTCCTCGCCCTGCTGCGTTCACTCCTCGCCCTGCAATGCAACTCGTTTCGCCAACATCGTCAATCACTGAGGTGCCCCAGCAATTTGTTTCCCCTAGGGTCCCTTCAGATTCCGAGAGCTTTGCCGAGTCAAGACTTGTGATCAAGATACCAGATCATGTTGACCCAGaacataagaagaagaagaaaattaagttTATTGTTCCGTCAGGTACTGTGGAGATGAATCAAAACTCACAGCCACAGCAAGCAGTTAGGAAATGCATGCATTGTGAGATAACCAAGACCCCACAATGGAGAGCAGGACCAATGGGTCCAAAAACCCTTTGCAATGCCTGCGGTGTTCGATACAAGTCGGGCCGGCTTTTCCCCGAGTACCGGCCTGCAGCCAGTCCAACCTTTGTTCCTTCCCTGCACTCTAATTCGCATAAGAAAGTTGTTGAGATGAGAGCAAAGACTGGGGAGAAAATTACTACCAGCAGACCTGCTACAATGATGGTCAACTCGCCAGAGTTGATTCCAAATGAGAGCAACCCTGCAATGGATTACATGTGA